A genomic region of Caldicellulosiruptor acetigenus contains the following coding sequences:
- a CDS encoding type 1 glutamine amidotransferase, producing the protein MNMFPEVLNLYGDRGNIICLQKRCAWRGIKANVFEYTLGADQEILKNADIILLGGASDREQSIVYSHLLKLKELIKSLIEDGLVVLAICGGYQLLGEAYIDASGRAIKGLHLLDFVTKAEGKRLIGNIIIETTLEVFPKTVVGYENHGGRTYHDYQPFGKVLKGYGNNGKDGFEGLIYKNVIGTYLHGPLLPKNPHIADFMLKKALERKYAFRALEFQELDDTLEYIAHNRVKELYM; encoded by the coding sequence AAGATGTGCTTGGCGTGGGATTAAAGCAAACGTGTTTGAGTACACTTTAGGCGCAGATCAAGAAATCCTAAAAAATGCAGATATAATCTTGCTTGGTGGGGCATCTGACAGGGAACAATCTATTGTGTATTCACATCTTTTGAAATTAAAAGAACTTATTAAGAGCCTTATTGAAGATGGACTTGTGGTACTTGCAATCTGTGGCGGGTATCAGCTTTTAGGAGAGGCTTATATTGATGCAAGCGGAAGAGCAATAAAAGGTCTTCACCTCCTTGATTTTGTAACAAAAGCTGAAGGGAAGAGACTTATTGGAAATATTATTATCGAAACAACGTTGGAGGTATTTCCCAAAACAGTTGTGGGATATGAAAATCATGGTGGAAGAACCTATCATGATTATCAGCCTTTTGGCAAGGTCTTAAAAGGTTATGGTAACAACGGGAAGGATGGGTTTGAAGGACTGATTTATAAGAATGTTATAGGTACGTATCTGCACGGACCTCTTCTTCCTAAAAATCCGCATATTGCAGACTTTATGCTCAAAAAAGCTCTTGAAAGAAAGTATGCTTTTCGCGCTTTAGAATTTCAGGAATTAGATGATACATTAGAGTATATTGCTCACAACAGGGTAAAAGAATTGTATATGTAA
- the deoC gene encoding deoxyribose-phosphate aldolase, whose product MTRKEIAKFIDHTLLRSSATPAEIKKLCDEALKYSFASVCVNPYYVKLCKEYLKESNVKVATVIGFPLGANTLKTKVFEAKEAFENGADEIDMVINIGAMLSGDTDYVYEEIKSIVDVAREYSNKIVKVIIETSELDDDKKVEACKIAAAAGADFVKTSTGFSKSGAKYEDILLMRKAVGSKVKIKASGGIRTFEDALLMIQAGASRIGTSSGVAIVSGE is encoded by the coding sequence ATGACAAGAAAAGAGATTGCAAAGTTTATTGACCACACACTTTTGAGGTCCTCTGCAACACCTGCAGAAATAAAAAAGCTTTGTGATGAGGCACTAAAATACTCGTTTGCCTCTGTTTGTGTGAATCCTTATTATGTAAAGTTGTGTAAGGAATATTTGAAAGAGTCAAATGTCAAAGTGGCAACTGTGATAGGTTTTCCACTTGGTGCAAATACTCTTAAAACAAAAGTGTTTGAAGCAAAAGAAGCTTTTGAAAACGGTGCTGATGAGATAGATATGGTCATAAATATTGGAGCTATGCTAAGTGGTGACACAGATTATGTTTACGAAGAAATCAAGAGCATTGTTGATGTTGCAAGAGAGTATTCAAATAAAATAGTAAAGGTAATAATTGAAACATCTGAGCTTGACGATGATAAGAAGGTAGAAGCATGCAAAATTGCAGCCGCAGCAGGCGCAGATTTTGTAAAAACTTCTACGGGTTTTTCTAAAAGCGGTGCAAAGTATGAGGATATACTTCTTATGAGAAAGGCTGTCGGTAGCAAGGTCAAAATTAAAGCATCAGGGGGAATCAGAACGTTTGAAGATGCTCTTTTGATGATACAAGCGGGCGCAAGCAGAATTGGCACAAGCAGCGGTGTTGCAATTGTAAGCGGGGAATAA
- a CDS encoding S-methyl-5'-thioadenosine phosphorylase: MIGIIGGSGFYSFLENFNEIEIETPYGKPSDKIAITKVEGKEVAFIPRHGKKHIYPPHKVPYKANVYALKQLGVDRIISTTACGSLKKEIAPGDFVVVDQFIDRTWGREDTFSDIGNVKHTSMAQPYDEQMREIAINVLEELGYRFHKKGTCVVIQGPRFSTLAESRWYSKMGFDVIGMTQYPEVALANELGIRYLNITLVTDYDAGLEDDPDIKPVSHEEVLRVFSENVEKLKKVIIEIIKRI, from the coding sequence ATGATAGGGATAATAGGTGGTTCTGGATTTTACTCTTTTTTAGAAAATTTTAATGAGATTGAGATTGAAACACCTTATGGCAAACCAAGTGATAAAATAGCAATAACCAAGGTAGAAGGAAAAGAAGTTGCTTTTATACCAAGACATGGTAAAAAGCATATTTATCCCCCTCACAAAGTGCCGTACAAAGCAAACGTATATGCATTAAAACAGCTTGGCGTTGACAGGATTATTTCCACAACAGCTTGCGGGAGTCTGAAAAAAGAAATTGCGCCAGGTGATTTCGTGGTTGTTGACCAGTTTATTGACAGAACATGGGGACGAGAGGACACATTTTCGGATATTGGAAATGTAAAGCACACCTCAATGGCACAGCCTTATGATGAGCAGATGAGAGAAATTGCAATTAATGTTTTAGAAGAACTTGGATATAGATTTCACAAAAAAGGTACATGTGTAGTTATTCAGGGACCGCGGTTTTCTACTTTAGCTGAGAGCAGATGGTATTCCAAGATGGGGTTTGACGTTATCGGAATGACCCAGTATCCTGAGGTGGCATTAGCAAATGAGCTTGGAATAAGGTACTTAAATATTACTCTTGTGACAGACTATGATGCTGGGTTAGAAGATGACCCAGATATAAAACCTGTTTCCCATGAAGAGGTTTTAAGAGTGTTTTCTGAAAATGTAGAAAAGCTCAAAAAGGTTATCATTGAAATAATAAAAAGAATATAA
- a CDS encoding pyrimidine-nucleoside phosphorylase: protein MLVTEIIRKKRDGDILSKEELEFIVNGYVKGEITDYQMSAFLMAIYFRGMSKEELVELTMLMAKSGKMVDLSSIEGIKVDKHSSGGIADTTTLVLIPLAASCGVKVAKMSGRGLSHTGGTIDKLESIPGFKTELSEDEFIQAVNKVGAAIVGQSESLVPADKKIYALRDVTCTVESIPLIASSIMSKKIAAGSDKIILDVKFGKGAFMKEYEKAKELANTMVEIGTLAGRETVAYVTDMNQPLGLMIGNALEVIEAIEVLKGRGHEDLKNLCIEFASEMMIMAGVEKEKKLAQERAIESIEKGFALEKFREIIKNQGGNPEIVDNYSLLPQAKYTYELKCDDDMYIKDIDALKLGLCALKLGAGRQRKEDKIDYAVGIQLFGKIGDKIARNMPFAKIYANDEKRLEEAISDVKTAFEFSREPVPKRKVIFAKITKDDVFEF from the coding sequence ATGCTGGTAACAGAGATTATTAGAAAAAAAAGAGATGGAGATATCTTGAGTAAAGAAGAACTTGAATTTATTGTGAATGGGTATGTAAAAGGCGAAATTACAGACTATCAGATGTCTGCTTTCTTGATGGCTATATATTTTAGAGGAATGTCAAAAGAAGAGCTTGTAGAACTTACCATGCTCATGGCAAAATCAGGCAAGATGGTAGACCTGAGCAGTATAGAGGGTATCAAGGTTGACAAACACTCAAGTGGTGGTATTGCTGACACAACAACCTTGGTCTTAATACCACTGGCAGCATCTTGCGGTGTAAAGGTTGCAAAGATGTCAGGACGTGGACTTTCTCACACAGGTGGGACAATTGACAAGTTAGAGTCAATTCCAGGTTTTAAAACAGAGCTTTCAGAGGATGAGTTTATACAAGCTGTAAATAAAGTTGGTGCGGCAATTGTAGGGCAGTCAGAAAGCCTTGTTCCTGCAGACAAAAAGATATATGCTTTAAGAGATGTCACATGTACAGTTGAATCTATACCACTTATAGCATCTTCTATCATGAGCAAAAAGATTGCAGCTGGTAGCGACAAAATAATACTTGATGTCAAGTTTGGCAAAGGTGCTTTCATGAAAGAGTATGAAAAGGCAAAAGAGCTTGCTAATACCATGGTTGAGATTGGAACTTTGGCAGGAAGAGAAACTGTGGCATATGTTACAGATATGAACCAGCCACTTGGTCTTATGATTGGCAACGCTCTTGAGGTTATTGAAGCAATAGAGGTCTTAAAAGGCAGGGGACATGAAGATTTGAAGAATCTTTGTATTGAATTTGCATCTGAGATGATGATTATGGCTGGGGTTGAAAAGGAGAAAAAATTAGCACAAGAAAGAGCAATTGAGAGCATTGAAAAGGGATTTGCTCTTGAAAAGTTTAGAGAAATTATAAAAAACCAAGGTGGAAACCCTGAAATAGTTGACAATTATTCTTTGCTACCACAAGCCAAATATACTTATGAACTAAAATGCGATGATGATATGTATATAAAAGACATCGATGCACTCAAACTTGGGCTTTGCGCGCTAAAACTTGGAGCAGGAAGACAAAGAAAAGAAGACAAAATTGACTATGCGGTTGGAATTCAACTTTTTGGTAAAATAGGTGATAAAATAGCCAGGAATATGCCGTTTGCTAAAATCTATGCAAATGATGAAAAAAGACTTGAAGAAGCCATCTCAGATGTGAAAACTGCATTTGAGTTTTCTCGGGAACCTGTTCCAAAAAGAAAAGTAATATTTGCAAAGATAACAAAAGATGATGTTTTTGAATTTTAA
- a CDS encoding BMP family lipoprotein has product MKKRLYAVLSLVVIAALLLSLNVSWNMASGSTSQKTFKVGLVTDVGGVNDRSFNQSAYEGLKRAEKELKIKTTLIQSKQMTDYIPNLQKLAKANYDLIIAVGFLMHDSVVTVAKQFPKTKFLIIDSEISDLPNVASAMFREEQAGYLAGVAAALLEKAKFGKTTGKNVFGVVGGMKIPPVDRYIAGFKAGVLSEIPKAKVIIKYTGKFDDPASGKQVALSEIAQGADFVFQVAGQTGLGVIQAAKEKGVYAIGVDSDQSYVAPNTVVTSAMKRVDVATYSVIKDTLNGKFKSGIIYFDLKNNGVGLAPFMKGVPKSVSDKINKVIADIKAGKIKIPTEVK; this is encoded by the coding sequence ATGAAGAAAAGGTTATATGCAGTGTTAAGTCTTGTTGTGATTGCCGCACTTTTGTTAAGCTTAAATGTATCTTGGAACATGGCAAGTGGGTCTACATCCCAAAAAACTTTTAAGGTAGGGCTTGTCACTGACGTTGGTGGTGTCAATGACAGAAGTTTCAACCAGTCTGCATATGAAGGACTGAAAAGAGCTGAAAAAGAACTAAAGATCAAAACAACTCTCATTCAATCAAAACAGATGACAGACTATATTCCAAACTTACAGAAACTTGCAAAAGCTAATTACGATTTAATTATTGCAGTTGGTTTTCTGATGCACGACTCGGTTGTGACAGTTGCAAAGCAGTTCCCTAAGACAAAATTTTTAATTATCGACTCTGAGATTTCTGACCTTCCTAATGTTGCCTCAGCTATGTTCAGAGAGGAACAAGCAGGCTACTTAGCAGGTGTTGCAGCAGCTTTGCTTGAGAAGGCTAAGTTTGGCAAAACAACTGGAAAGAATGTATTTGGAGTTGTTGGTGGTATGAAGATTCCACCTGTTGACAGATACATTGCAGGTTTTAAAGCTGGTGTTTTGAGTGAGATTCCAAAAGCAAAAGTTATAATCAAATACACTGGCAAGTTTGACGATCCAGCATCAGGAAAACAGGTAGCTCTTTCAGAAATTGCACAAGGTGCTGACTTTGTGTTCCAGGTTGCAGGGCAGACAGGTCTTGGTGTTATTCAGGCTGCAAAAGAAAAGGGAGTTTATGCAATTGGTGTTGACTCAGACCAAAGCTATGTGGCACCAAATACTGTTGTTACCTCTGCAATGAAGAGAGTTGATGTTGCAACATACAGTGTTATAAAAGATACATTAAATGGGAAATTCAAAAGTGGTATCATTTACTTTGATTTGAAAAACAATGGTGTTGGACTTGCTCCATTTATGAAAGGTGTTCCAAAGAGTGTGAGCGACAAAATAAACAAGGTAATTGCTGATATAAAAGCTGGTAAAATAAAGATACCAACAGAAGTAAAGTAA
- a CDS encoding GntR family transcriptional regulator, with protein sequence MESFESVGYPQRYELVLKRLKQLIEEKFKEGDKLPSELELAKFFGVSRATLREALRILEEEGYVVRKHGIGTFVSSRPILQSGMEELQSITKLMEKQGYKPHTRDVVVTKTYPNAKEAHMLRISPAEEIIKIERVRLAESIPVVYCVDRLPAKLFSSEFKFVGESLFDYLNDKLGIYIAYAISDIIPMLAEKNNVYKKLDLEKNDVVLLLDQVHFDQNDIPILYSSNYFSPKKFRFYIVRKRV encoded by the coding sequence ATGGAAAGTTTTGAATCAGTAGGATATCCCCAAAGGTATGAGCTTGTGTTAAAGAGGTTAAAGCAACTCATTGAAGAAAAATTTAAAGAAGGCGACAAGCTTCCTTCTGAACTGGAACTTGCAAAGTTTTTTGGTGTGAGCAGAGCAACACTCAGAGAAGCTTTAAGAATATTGGAAGAAGAAGGATATGTTGTAAGAAAACATGGTATTGGGACTTTTGTGTCATCACGGCCAATTTTGCAATCTGGAATGGAAGAGCTTCAGAGCATAACAAAGTTAATGGAAAAACAGGGGTACAAGCCACACACAAGGGATGTTGTTGTGACCAAAACCTATCCAAACGCAAAAGAGGCTCATATGCTCAGAATATCGCCAGCTGAAGAGATTATCAAAATAGAAAGAGTACGACTTGCGGAGAGTATTCCCGTTGTTTATTGTGTTGATAGACTTCCTGCAAAGCTATTTTCATCTGAGTTTAAATTTGTAGGAGAGTCGTTATTTGATTATTTAAATGATAAACTGGGGATATATATTGCGTACGCAATCTCTGATATCATCCCTATGCTTGCTGAGAAAAATAATGTGTATAAAAAGCTTGACCTTGAAAAGAACGATGTTGTTCTTTTGCTTGACCAGGTTCATTTTGACCAAAACGACATTCCAATTTTGTATTCTTCAAACTATTTCTCACCCAAAAAATTCAGATTCTATATCGTGAGAAAGAGGGTATAA
- a CDS encoding cytidine deaminase: MKYLDRVDEQTAYFLNLAKEAQKKAYAPYSRFRVGAAAVGSSSKVYTGCNIENASYPLSMCAERVALFKAISEGESEIKALYIIGPENEPISPCGACRQVIFELAKNSTIYLSNFDMTKVIETNSKELLPYGFDLKER, encoded by the coding sequence ATGAAGTATTTGGACAGGGTTGATGAACAAACTGCGTATTTTTTGAACTTGGCAAAAGAAGCTCAAAAAAAGGCATATGCACCATATTCACGTTTCAGGGTGGGTGCGGCAGCTGTTGGTAGCAGTAGCAAGGTATATACAGGGTGCAACATAGAAAATGCTTCATATCCACTTTCCATGTGTGCGGAAAGAGTTGCACTATTTAAAGCGATATCAGAAGGTGAAAGTGAAATAAAAGCTCTTTATATAATTGGTCCTGAGAATGAGCCTATATCGCCGTGTGGTGCGTGCAGACAGGTGATATTTGAACTTGCAAAAAATAGCACCATTTATCTTTCGAATTTTGATATGACAAAAGTAATAGAAACTAATAGCAAAGAACTTTTGCCATATGGGTTTGACTTGAAAGAAAGATGA
- a CDS encoding XapX domain-containing protein has translation MKVIVLSLITGFIVGAIFRLLKLPIPAPNALAGIMGIFGIFLGAVFVEQILKLLTK, from the coding sequence GTGAAAGTAATAGTTCTTTCTCTTATCACAGGATTTATTGTCGGTGCTATATTCAGGCTTCTAAAGCTTCCAATTCCTGCCCCAAATGCGCTTGCGGGCATAATGGGTATATTTGGAATATTTTTAGGAGCTGTTTTTGTTGAGCAGATTCTAAAGCTTTTAACAAAGTAA
- a CDS encoding ABC transporter permease, whose amino-acid sequence MNILSIFTNPYLWASTIAMAVPLALPAIGGTFSERAGVVNISMEGIMLISAFVSVAFSAYFHNAWLGLLAGVISGILVAYIFAWAAAKMYANQIVLGMAFNIFASGITAYLFNAIYGPEGTPFDTPKLPDVRIPVIDRIPVIGQILSGQNVMVYIMFVLIILSQWFLFKTTIGLRLRAVGENPEAAETAGIDVVKMKYLGVILGGAFSALGGAYLSIGVLNSFSPEMSSGRGYIALAAMIFGKWTPVGSFLASLLFGFATALSYTLQESSISKNIIMMLPYVVTILALIGIGGKSVAPAADGIPYRPKK is encoded by the coding sequence ATGAATATACTCAGTATTTTTACAAATCCATATTTGTGGGCCTCGACCATTGCAATGGCAGTACCGCTTGCACTTCCGGCAATTGGTGGAACTTTTTCAGAACGAGCTGGCGTTGTCAATATTTCTATGGAAGGAATAATGCTAATTTCGGCATTTGTTTCTGTTGCGTTTTCGGCATACTTTCACAATGCATGGCTTGGGCTTTTAGCAGGAGTAATCTCAGGTATTTTGGTTGCATATATATTTGCATGGGCAGCTGCAAAGATGTACGCAAACCAGATAGTCCTTGGTATGGCTTTTAACATATTTGCATCTGGTATCACTGCTTACCTTTTCAATGCTATATATGGCCCGGAAGGAACACCTTTTGATACACCAAAACTTCCTGATGTTAGAATACCTGTGATAGATAGAATTCCTGTAATTGGACAGATTTTAAGCGGTCAAAACGTTATGGTTTATATAATGTTTGTTTTGATAATACTTAGCCAGTGGTTTTTGTTCAAGACAACCATAGGTTTGAGGCTTAGAGCTGTTGGCGAGAATCCGGAAGCTGCTGAGACAGCTGGTATCGATGTTGTAAAGATGAAATACTTAGGTGTTATTCTGGGTGGAGCATTTTCTGCCCTTGGCGGTGCTTATCTTTCGATTGGTGTTTTGAACAGTTTTTCACCTGAGATGTCGTCAGGAAGAGGTTATATAGCTTTAGCTGCCATGATTTTTGGGAAATGGACACCTGTAGGGTCATTTTTGGCATCACTTTTGTTTGGTTTTGCAACAGCCCTAAGCTACACTTTGCAGGAATCATCAATTTCAAAAAACATTATCATGATGTTACCGTATGTAGTAACAATTTTAGCGTTAATTGGAATAGGTGGCAAGAGCGTTGCACCTGCTGCCGACGGTATTCCTTACAGGCCTAAAAAATAA
- a CDS encoding phosphopentomutase, translating to MFKMRVILIVLDSVGVGALDDANLYGDEGSNTLSNTSYAVGGIELKNLYKLGIGNITSIKGTPPNPNPIGVFGKSKEMSKGKDTITGHWEIAGIVLEEPFKTFPNGFPEDLIQEFEKRIGRKVLGNKVASGTEIIKELGEEHIKTGYPIVYTSADSVFQIAAHEEVIPLDELYRICQIARQLLVGKYLVARVIARPFVGKDRNSFVRTYNRRDFAVEPPYNTLLDNIKEAGFECVGIGKIEDIFAKRGLTKSIHTEGNMDGVDKTLKAMDEVDRGLIFTNLVDYDMLYGHRNDPHGYAKALIDFDTRLPEIMEKLKKDDILIITADHGCDPTTPSTDHSREHVPILVYGDNIKKGYDLGTRKSFSDIGQTIAEYLNVKPLRFGESFLKEIVIK from the coding sequence ATTTTTAAAATGAGAGTTATATTAATTGTTCTTGACAGTGTGGGTGTCGGTGCGCTTGATGATGCAAATCTTTACGGCGATGAAGGGAGCAATACTCTTTCGAATACTTCTTACGCAGTTGGAGGCATTGAGCTTAAGAACTTATATAAGCTTGGGATAGGAAACATAACAAGCATAAAAGGTACACCGCCAAATCCCAACCCTATTGGAGTTTTTGGTAAAAGCAAGGAAATGTCAAAAGGAAAAGATACCATAACCGGTCACTGGGAGATAGCTGGCATTGTGTTAGAAGAACCTTTCAAGACATTTCCAAATGGTTTTCCTGAAGATTTGATTCAGGAATTTGAAAAAAGGATTGGGCGAAAAGTTCTTGGCAACAAAGTTGCATCTGGTACAGAGATAATCAAGGAGCTTGGAGAAGAGCATATAAAAACCGGCTATCCAATTGTTTATACTTCTGCTGACTCTGTATTTCAGATAGCTGCACACGAAGAGGTAATTCCGCTTGACGAGCTTTACAGGATATGCCAAATAGCAAGGCAGCTTCTTGTTGGAAAATATCTTGTTGCAAGAGTAATTGCAAGGCCATTTGTGGGGAAAGACAGGAACAGTTTTGTAAGAACTTATAACAGAAGAGACTTTGCAGTTGAGCCACCTTATAATACGCTGCTTGACAATATTAAAGAAGCAGGTTTTGAATGTGTGGGAATAGGCAAGATAGAGGATATTTTTGCTAAAAGAGGACTGACAAAGAGTATTCACACAGAAGGAAACATGGACGGGGTTGACAAGACTTTGAAGGCGATGGATGAAGTTGACAGAGGTTTAATTTTTACAAACCTTGTTGATTATGATATGCTGTATGGTCACAGAAATGACCCTCATGGTTATGCAAAGGCTTTAATAGACTTTGACACAAGGCTTCCCGAAATCATGGAAAAGCTTAAAAAAGATGACATTTTAATAATCACTGCAGACCATGGTTGTGACCCTACAACACCTTCTACAGACCATTCGCGTGAACATGTGCCAATACTTGTTTATGGTGATAATATCAAAAAAGGATATGACCTGGGAACAAGAAAAAGCTTTTCTGACATTGGTCAGACAATAGCAGAGTATTTGAATGTAAAACCTTTAAGGTTTGGAGAGAGTTTTTTAAAAGAAATTGTGATAAAATAG
- a CDS encoding ABC transporter ATP-binding protein — protein sequence MEYILQVKGISKRFGNIQANDNVCLDVKKGEVHAILGENGAGKSTLMNIIYGLYTPDSGEIYFEGQKLEVKGPHEAIEKGIGMVHQHFMLIPVFTVAENIVLGFEPKGFRFNVQEAEKKILEISKKYNLEIDPKAKVEDLSVGMQQRVEILKAFYRDARLLILDEPTAMLTPQETRELFKIINNLKAQGISILFISHKLDEVMEISDRVTVMRRGKTIKTLNTKETTEQELANLMVGREVKLVVEKSEPRLGETVLKVENLSVKLKNGVEKVKDVSFEVRRGEIFGIAGVDGNGQNELVEAIVGLISSTGKIIFNGQEIQNLPTRKRYEKGIAYIPADRQQDGLVLNFTVAENIVLKRYYKKPYSNRGFLNYKVITLEADKLIHEFDVRPPDYKLFAKNLSGGNQQKVILAREFSSSPDLLIAVQPTRGMDVGAIEYIHRKLIELRSSGKAILLVSLELDEILNLSDRIAVMYSGRIMDILDSKMATKEEIGLLMIGKKKKEA from the coding sequence ATGGAGTACATTTTGCAGGTCAAAGGTATTTCTAAAAGATTTGGTAATATTCAAGCAAATGATAATGTATGTTTGGATGTCAAAAAAGGTGAGGTACATGCCATACTTGGGGAAAATGGTGCTGGAAAGTCTACTTTAATGAATATCATCTATGGTCTTTATACTCCTGATTCTGGAGAGATATATTTTGAAGGGCAAAAACTTGAGGTCAAAGGACCTCATGAAGCAATTGAAAAAGGAATAGGAATGGTTCATCAGCATTTTATGCTAATACCTGTGTTCACCGTTGCAGAGAATATTGTTTTGGGATTTGAACCAAAAGGTTTTAGGTTTAATGTTCAAGAAGCTGAGAAGAAAATTCTTGAAATTTCGAAAAAGTATAATTTGGAAATTGACCCAAAGGCCAAGGTTGAAGATTTGAGCGTTGGTATGCAACAAAGAGTGGAGATATTGAAAGCTTTTTATAGGGATGCAAGGCTTTTGATACTTGATGAGCCAACAGCAATGCTAACACCCCAAGAGACAAGGGAGCTTTTTAAGATTATAAATAACCTCAAAGCACAGGGAATATCCATACTGTTTATAAGCCATAAGCTTGATGAGGTTATGGAAATTTCAGATAGAGTAACTGTTATGAGAAGAGGAAAGACAATAAAGACCTTGAACACCAAAGAAACAACCGAACAGGAACTTGCAAATTTGATGGTCGGTAGAGAAGTTAAACTTGTTGTTGAAAAGAGTGAACCGCGGTTAGGAGAGACTGTGTTAAAGGTTGAAAACCTTTCAGTCAAACTGAAAAACGGTGTTGAAAAGGTCAAAGATGTAAGTTTTGAAGTAAGAAGAGGAGAAATTTTTGGTATAGCAGGTGTTGATGGAAATGGTCAAAATGAGCTTGTAGAAGCTATTGTTGGACTTATTTCATCAACAGGGAAAATAATTTTCAACGGTCAAGAGATTCAAAACCTTCCCACACGCAAACGTTACGAAAAAGGAATTGCTTATATTCCAGCAGACAGGCAGCAGGACGGGCTTGTTTTGAACTTTACAGTGGCAGAAAATATTGTACTCAAAAGGTACTATAAAAAGCCATATTCTAACAGAGGATTTTTAAATTACAAGGTTATAACTCTTGAGGCTGATAAACTCATACATGAATTTGATGTGCGTCCGCCTGATTACAAGCTGTTTGCAAAGAACCTTTCAGGAGGGAATCAGCAAAAGGTAATCTTGGCAAGAGAGTTTTCAAGCAGTCCTGACCTTTTAATTGCTGTTCAGCCAACAAGAGGAATGGATGTGGGTGCGATAGAGTACATTCACAGAAAGCTCATTGAGCTAAGAAGCAGTGGTAAGGCAATACTGCTTGTTTCGTTGGAGCTTGATGAGATTTTGAATCTCTCTGACAGGATTGCTGTAATGTATTCGGGCAGAATTATGGATATTTTGGATAGTAAAATGGCAACAAAAGAAGAAATAGGACTTTTGATGATAGGCAAGAAAAAGAAGGAGGCCTAA
- a CDS encoding ABC transporter permease — translation MVKKVLQSILMPLIAIFVSMIVGGIVILITAKQNPIYAYIALFSGAYGNLMNFATTLTNAIPLIITGLGVAIAFSSGLFNIGAEGQFWIGAIVATYLGYQIKGLPWYLHIPLIIICAMIAGALWGGVVPGLAKVYTGAHEVITTMMMSYIAIYFSHYLLEGGPMMDKGTIPQSPLIQDSAKLSILVPNTQLSSGLFIAILAVVVVYILMYKTTIGYELRAVGFNIKAAKYAGMNVAQKLVLAMGLSGAFAGLAGAVQIMGVQHRLYDSFTSGYGYTAIVVALLANNNPIGVVIAALFLAGLSTGAQEMQMQTNISGQLADVVVGLIIFFIAIEELYRIIMEKIKTRKTKFEPVGGQE, via the coding sequence ATGGTAAAAAAGGTTTTACAGAGCATTTTAATGCCGCTTATTGCTATTTTTGTATCCATGATTGTAGGTGGGATAGTAATATTAATCACAGCAAAACAAAATCCTATTTATGCGTACATTGCTCTTTTTAGCGGAGCATACGGGAATTTAATGAACTTTGCAACAACCCTGACAAACGCAATACCCCTCATAATAACCGGGCTCGGGGTTGCTATAGCATTTTCTTCAGGGCTTTTTAATATTGGTGCTGAAGGACAGTTTTGGATAGGCGCAATAGTTGCGACTTATCTTGGGTATCAGATAAAGGGTCTTCCATGGTATCTGCACATTCCGTTGATAATTATATGTGCTATGATAGCGGGTGCACTGTGGGGTGGAGTTGTTCCTGGTCTTGCAAAAGTTTACACTGGTGCTCATGAGGTTATCACAACTATGATGATGAGCTATATAGCTATCTATTTTAGCCACTATTTATTAGAAGGCGGGCCAATGATGGACAAAGGGACAATACCTCAATCGCCACTAATTCAAGACAGTGCAAAGCTGAGTATTTTAGTGCCAAATACACAGCTGTCAAGTGGACTTTTTATTGCAATTTTAGCAGTTGTGGTAGTTTATATTCTCATGTACAAAACAACAATAGGTTATGAACTCAGAGCAGTAGGGTTTAATATCAAAGCTGCAAAGTATGCTGGCATGAACGTCGCACAAAAACTTGTTTTGGCTATGGGGCTTTCAGGTGCATTTGCAGGTCTTGCAGGGGCTGTTCAGATAATGGGAGTGCAGCACAGGCTATATGATAGCTTTACCTCAGGATATGGTTATACTGCTATAGTTGTTGCGCTTCTTGCGAATAACAATCCAATTGGTGTTGTAATTGCAGCACTTTTCTTGGCAGGACTTTCGACAGGTGCACAGGAGATGCAGATGCAAACAAATATCTCTGGACAGCTTGCTGATGTTGTGGTGGGGCTTATAATCTTCTTCATTGCAATTGAAGAGCTTTATAGGATTATTATGGAAAAGATAAAAACCAGAAAAACAAAGTTCGAACCGGTAGGGGGTCAAGAGTAA